From Kribbella amoyensis:
CACGTCAAGTACCAGAACGTCCAGCGCGGCTACCTCAGCTGCCGGCTCGACCGGGATCGCTGGACGTCGGAGTTCCGCATCGTCGACCGCGTCACCACCCCAGGCGGTACGCCGTCCACCCGCGCCACCCTGGTCGTCGAGAACGGCCGCCCCGGAATCCAGGCCTGAACGGAAGCGCTCCTGATGAAACCCGCCGCCCTGCTCGCCGTCCCGCTCACCCTGCTCGCCGCCACCGTCCCCGCAGTGGCCAGTGGCAACAACAAGGTGACGATCAGCGCGTCCCCGCAACCGGTCGAGGTGGTCCCGCTGCCGTGCTTCCCGGCCGGCAAGGTCGCCCTCGGCATGACCAACACCGGCCGCAAGCCCGTCATCGCGGACATGCGGGTCAGCGGGGACACCCAGCTCACGCTCTCCCGGCATCAGTTCTCCAGCTACCTTCCGGTCGATCAACTCGTCACGGCGCCGCTGGAGATCACCGTCCCCCGCGGTACCGCGCCCTCGTCGTACTCGGTGAAACTCCAGGTCGAACGGGACGAGCTGCGCGTCCCCGTCAAGGTCCTGCCGGTGCTGCCCAAGGGACCGGACGACAACCTGCTGCTCGGTGAGCAGGCGATCGCCTCGTCCACGCACGGCAACATGCGGCTCTGCGGCGGCGTCGACGGCAACGCCGACTCCGAGCAGTGGGGTGCCAGCGGTTGGCACGACGCCACCAAGGGCGTGTTCCCGGACAGCTACGGCGTCGGCTTCACCGCGCCCACCACCGTCGGCCGGGTCGAGCTGCAGACGCTGGACTCGGCGAAGTACCCGGCGGCCGTGATGGGGATCCGGGACTTCGACGTCCAGGTCCGGTCCGGCGAGACCTGGACGACCGTCGGGACGGTCCGCGGGAACGTCCAGGGCCGGGTCGTGGTGACCTTCGCCCCGGTCGCCGCCGACGCCGTCCAGGTGGTCGTGCACGACTCGAACGACCACGGGTACTCCCGGATCATCGAGCTCGAGGCCTTCGCCTACTGACATTCAGACCAGCGCGTCCATTCAGACCAGCGCGTCCAGGGCCGCGGTCCGCCGGGCCCAGCGCTGGGCGTCCGCGTCCCGCAGGTCCTTGGCGACCGTGGCCATCACCCGTCCGGGCTCGACCAGGTCGGTCTTGCTGGCGGCCGCGATCTCTCGCGCCCAGTCCGCCGGTACGCCGGCCTGCCCGCTGAGCGCACCGGTGACGGCACCCGCCATCGACGCGATCGAGTCGGCGTCGCGGCCGTAGTTCGTCCCGCCGAGCACCGCCTGACGGACGTCGCCGCCGGAGACCAGCACGAACCCGAGTGCCACCGGCAGCTCCTCGATCGCCTTCGTCCGGCTCGGCCGGCGCGCGTCCAGGGACTGGTTGCGGTAGTCCGGGCCGACCGTGTCGAACGGCTCGACCGCCTTGCGCAGCTGCGGGATCGCGGCCTCCCAGTCGGTCAGCCCGTCGGCCGCCTCGGCCACCGCCGCGACCGCGTCCCGGGTCCCGTCCTTGGCCAGCTCGAGCGCCGCCGTGACCGCGTCGGAGGCCGTTGCCCCCGGCACCATCGCGGCGGCGACGGCGGCCGCGAACACGCCGGCCGCCTCCCGCCCGTAGCTGGACTGGTGCGCCCCGGCGACGTCGATCGCCTCGGCGTAGGCCCCGGCGGGATCACCGGCGTTCGCGATCCCGACCGGCGCCACGTACATCGCCGCCCCACAGTTCACGATGTTGCCGACACCGGCCTCGCGCGGGTCGTTGTGCCCGTAGTGCAACCGGGCCACCAGCCACTTCTCCGCCAGGAACACCCGCTGCAGCAGCAACGCGTCCGCCTCGAGCTCCGGGACCCACCGGCGCCCGGCCAGCATCTTCGGGACCAGCGACTCCGCGATCGCGTACGCGTCCAGGTGCGCGCGGCGTTCGTCGTACACCTCGACCAGCGCGTGCGTCATCAACGTGTCGTCGGTGATGTGCCCGTCGCCCTTGTGGTACGGCGCGATCGGGCGCGCGTTGCGCCAGTCGTCGTACCACGGGCCGACGATGCCGGTCACCCAGCCGCCGTGCCGTTCCCGGATCGCCTCCGGGGTCCAGCCCTCGACGGCACCGCCGATCGCGTCACCGACCGCGGAGCCGAGGAGAGCACCCACCGACCTGTCTTCGAGCGCCGTGCTGGAACGTTGCGCCATCAGCTGTTGACCTGACCCCATCCGTCGTTCAGCTTCTGGCCCAGGGTCGCGAGGTCGATCTTGTTCGCCAGGAACTCCTGCAGCGCCGGCGTCGCGATCTGGTCCTTCCACTTCGGGTAGTTCTCCACACTCTGGAACGGCGCCTTGGTCAGCTCCGTCCCGCTCGCCAGCGTCTGCTCCCAGCCGTTCTTGCCGCCGGTCGCCTTCGCGATCGCGTCCCGGGCCGCCTGCGTGGTCGGGATCAGCCAGTCGCCCTGACCGACCGCGGCCAGGTTGTCGGCCTGCATGAAGTAGTCGATGAACTGCGCGGCCTGCTTGATGTGCTTGCCCTCGGCCGGCACCGACAGGGTCTGCGGGTTCGCGGCCTGCGCCTCGGTGCTGCCCTTCAGCGGCGGCAGTACCTCCCACTCGAAGCCCTTCGGCGCCTGCTCCGCCATCTGCTGCGCGGTGTAGTTGCCAGCGACAACCATCGAGTACTTGCCGCCGAAGAAGCCCGGCAGGACGTCCGAGCCGCTCTGCGTCAGCGACGTCGGG
This genomic window contains:
- a CDS encoding ADP-ribosylglycohydrolase family protein; its protein translation is MAQRSSTALEDRSVGALLGSAVGDAIGGAVEGWTPEAIRERHGGWVTGIVGPWYDDWRNARPIAPYHKGDGHITDDTLMTHALVEVYDERRAHLDAYAIAESLVPKMLAGRRWVPELEADALLLQRVFLAEKWLVARLHYGHNDPREAGVGNIVNCGAAMYVAPVGIANAGDPAGAYAEAIDVAGAHQSSYGREAAGVFAAAVAAAMVPGATASDAVTAALELAKDGTRDAVAAVAEAADGLTDWEAAIPQLRKAVEPFDTVGPDYRNQSLDARRPSRTKAIEELPVALGFVLVSGGDVRQAVLGGTNYGRDADSIASMAGAVTGALSGQAGVPADWAREIAAASKTDLVEPGRVMATVAKDLRDADAQRWARRTAALDALV